A window of Dehalococcoidia bacterium contains these coding sequences:
- a CDS encoding tyrosine-type recombinase/integrase: protein MARRTAPPPETLTTEAAVNAFIASCRARNLAPKTLQAYLWALRPLKNASHALPSAPEPLENALAALPLSPESRHDVFRVWRTFFRWASARLGVPNPALELAPPRRRQLLPRALSDDQVDHLLATAAARTGPAARRDRALLLLLLDTGLRIGEVATLSRAHLGPATLVTGKTGMREIPVSPQVLAALVGLGDATTLWAGRKGPLTPSGVSQAVRRSLKRAGIPGGPHLLRHTFARLYITAGGDVFSLQRILGHRQIDTTKRYVDMDLRDVRAQHARFSPIARRPAAAQGRLLQ, encoded by the coding sequence ATGGCTCGTAGAACAGCGCCACCGCCCGAAACCCTGACCACAGAGGCAGCCGTCAACGCCTTCATCGCCTCCTGCAGGGCCCGCAACCTCGCGCCCAAGACCCTGCAGGCCTACCTCTGGGCCCTCCGTCCCCTCAAAAACGCCTCCCACGCGCTCCCTAGCGCCCCTGAGCCCCTCGAAAACGCGCTCGCCGCACTCCCACTATCCCCCGAAAGCCGCCACGACGTGTTTCGCGTCTGGCGCACGTTTTTTCGCTGGGCCTCGGCACGCCTCGGCGTCCCGAACCCCGCCCTCGAGCTCGCGCCGCCCCGGCGCCGCCAGCTACTCCCCCGCGCCCTATCCGACGACCAGGTCGACCACCTGCTCGCCACCGCAGCAGCGCGCACCGGCCCCGCAGCCCGCCGCGACCGCGCCCTGCTGCTGCTCCTACTCGACACCGGCCTCCGAATCGGCGAGGTCGCCACCCTCTCCCGCGCCCACCTCGGCCCCGCTACCCTCGTCACCGGCAAAACCGGAATGCGCGAAATCCCCGTCAGCCCGCAGGTCCTCGCCGCCCTCGTCGGCCTCGGAGACGCAACCACCCTCTGGGCCGGGCGCAAAGGCCCCCTCACCCCCTCAGGCGTCTCCCAAGCCGTCCGCCGGTCCCTCAAGCGCGCGGGGATCCCCGGCGGCCCCCACCTCCTACGCCACACCTTCGCCCGCCTCTACATCACCGCCGGGGGCGACGTGTTCTCCCTCCAACGAATCCTCGGCCACCGCCAGATCGACACCACGAAGCGATACGTCGACATGGACCTACGCGACGTCCGCGCCCAGCACGCCCGCTTCAGCCCCATCGCCCGAAGGCCCGCAGCCGCCCAGGGCCGCCTGCTACAATGA
- a CDS encoding acyl-CoA dehydrogenase family protein: MDFELDEEQRMLVNTLRELGKRENLRTLAAEVDRTGELPRHLVETYADLGLLGMTLSPQYGGGGRPGINAILAIEELAKFSPVIATPVFESNIGPVKVIDSFGSDAQKRAIIPGVCSGEFSVSVAMTEPEAGSDLTSLSTRVVEDGDSLVLNGRKTFISGGGESSHYLVYCRFGNEPGARGIGAVIVEKGMPGFAFGEQEQFMGLRGMPSCDLIFDDVRVPRGNVVLEAGRFRELMTTFDLERCGNAAMCLGVAGGALEEARAYALERKAFGRPICEFQDVQFMVVNMAMKLDAARLLVYRAACGAGREFPSILESVMGKCYANEMAAEVTSTAMQVLGGYGYSKQFPVERMHRDALAWRVAGGTVQMLRITMASALFGRRFSQRPQS, from the coding sequence ATGGACTTCGAGCTGGACGAAGAGCAGCGCATGCTCGTCAACACGCTGCGGGAGCTGGGCAAGCGCGAGAACCTGCGGACGCTGGCGGCGGAGGTCGACAGGACGGGGGAGTTGCCGAGGCATCTCGTGGAGACGTACGCGGACCTGGGCCTGCTGGGGATGACCCTGTCACCCCAGTACGGCGGCGGCGGACGGCCGGGGATCAACGCCATCCTTGCCATCGAGGAGCTGGCGAAGTTCAGTCCGGTAATAGCGACGCCCGTGTTCGAGTCGAATATCGGGCCGGTAAAGGTTATCGATAGCTTCGGCAGCGATGCGCAGAAGCGGGCCATTATTCCCGGCGTGTGCAGTGGTGAGTTTAGCGTGTCGGTCGCCATGACCGAGCCGGAGGCGGGCTCGGATTTGACGTCGCTCTCGACGCGGGTGGTGGAAGACGGCGACAGCCTGGTGTTGAACGGGCGCAAGACTTTCATCTCCGGCGGCGGCGAGTCGAGCCACTACCTCGTGTACTGCCGGTTTGGGAACGAGCCGGGCGCGCGCGGTATCGGAGCGGTCATCGTCGAAAAGGGCATGCCCGGGTTCGCGTTCGGGGAGCAGGAGCAGTTCATGGGGCTCCGCGGCATGCCCTCGTGCGACCTCATCTTCGACGACGTGCGGGTGCCGAGAGGCAACGTGGTGCTGGAAGCGGGCCGCTTCCGCGAGCTGATGACGACATTCGACCTGGAGCGCTGCGGCAACGCGGCGATGTGTCTCGGCGTCGCGGGCGGCGCGCTCGAGGAGGCGCGGGCATACGCGCTGGAGCGGAAGGCGTTCGGCCGGCCGATCTGCGAGTTCCAGGACGTGCAGTTCATGGTCGTGAACATGGCGATGAAGTTGGACGCCGCCCGTCTGCTGGTCTATCGCGCGGCGTGCGGGGCGGGCCGCGAGTTCCCCTCGATCCTCGAGTCGGTCATGGGCAAGTGCTACGCGAACGAGATGGCGGCCGAGGTGACGAGCACAGCGATGCAGGTGCTCGGCGGGTACGGGTACAGCAAACAGTTCCCGGTGGAGAGGATGCACCGCGATGCGCTGGCGTGGCGGGTCGCCGGGGGCACCGTCCAGATGCTGCGGATCACGATGGCGAGCGCGCTCTTCGGCCGTCGCTTCAGCCAGCGGCCACAGAGCTAG
- a CDS encoding alpha/beta hydrolase — protein MPFAKINGFDMHYEVQGEGPPIVFAHGLLSSIAMAELLGEVPPSLFGEFTIIRYDSRGHGESGYTTAVRDYMWDTLAEDLHGLFLHLGLESAHLSGSSMGGGAAIVFALRHPEMVRKLVLQSPPPIGQRESSYGAALFGGLALLVEGLGLREAVDIALRLKPWCDVKEAAPPVFEWIRNWLLSLKEEAIVPAIRGVVHGPALSGEDFARIAAPTLLVAHPDDEIHPLESAELLHSLIPDSRLVVAPNGLHFMLHRDELGQIMSDFLKE, from the coding sequence ATGCCGTTTGCGAAGATAAACGGGTTCGATATGCACTACGAAGTGCAGGGCGAAGGGCCGCCGATCGTCTTCGCGCACGGCCTGCTCAGCAGCATCGCGATGGCGGAACTGCTCGGCGAGGTGCCGCCCTCGCTTTTCGGTGAGTTCACCATCATACGCTACGATTCTCGCGGCCACGGCGAGTCCGGCTACACTACCGCCGTCCGCGACTACATGTGGGACACCCTCGCCGAGGACCTCCACGGCCTCTTCCTCCATCTCGGGCTGGAGAGCGCGCACCTCAGCGGCAGCTCGATGGGAGGGGGAGCGGCGATAGTGTTCGCGCTGAGGCACCCGGAGATGGTGCGAAAGCTGGTACTGCAATCACCGCCGCCGATCGGGCAGCGAGAGTCGTCGTACGGGGCGGCGCTGTTTGGCGGCCTGGCGCTGCTCGTCGAAGGACTGGGCCTCCGGGAAGCCGTCGACATTGCGCTGCGGCTCAAGCCCTGGTGCGACGTCAAAGAGGCGGCGCCCCCCGTCTTCGAGTGGATCCGCAACTGGCTCCTTTCGCTGAAAGAAGAGGCGATCGTGCCCGCCATCCGTGGTGTCGTGCACGGGCCGGCGCTATCGGGGGAAGACTTCGCGCGGATTGCGGCGCCCACGCTGCTAGTCGCCCACCCGGACGACGAAATTCACCCCCTCGAATCGGCGGAGTTGCTGCACAGCCTCATCCCCGACTCGCGCCTCGTCGTCGCGCCCAACGGGCTGCACTTCATGCTCCACCGCGACGAGCTGGGGCAGATCATGAGCGACTTCCTGAAGGAGTGA
- a CDS encoding RDD family protein, whose protein sequence is MTAPVPRYAGLEARVVAFLFDTIILLAFSSVFLTASLFQLLLRSDFGEVDPPDSAFYTSLGMIVAVVPFWFAFNLWLLMWKGQSVGKYIVGIRVAGANGSGLTLGQAAARILLLDPLLFHPLLAVPWALLAIFATSLTLNVVVLVVTVSLALLSLLSPLIALGAMAFDEQRRGLHDRIAGTLVVRMA, encoded by the coding sequence ATGACAGCACCGGTTCCCCGCTACGCCGGACTGGAAGCGAGAGTAGTCGCCTTTCTGTTCGACACGATAATCCTGCTGGCTTTCTCGTCCGTCTTCCTCACGGCCTCGCTCTTCCAGCTCCTCCTGCGCAGCGACTTCGGCGAGGTGGACCCGCCCGATTCGGCCTTCTACACTTCTCTCGGCATGATAGTGGCGGTTGTCCCCTTCTGGTTCGCTTTCAACCTGTGGCTGCTGATGTGGAAGGGGCAGAGCGTGGGCAAGTACATCGTGGGGATACGAGTGGCGGGCGCCAACGGCAGCGGGCTGACGCTCGGGCAGGCGGCGGCCCGAATCCTCCTGCTTGACCCTCTCCTGTTCCACCCGTTGCTGGCGGTGCCGTGGGCCCTCCTGGCGATATTCGCGACTTCGCTCACCCTAAACGTCGTCGTCCTCGTCGTGACCGTCAGCCTGGCGCTGCTTTCGCTGCTCTCGCCGCTCATCGCCCTCGGCGCAATGGCCTTCGACGAGCAGCGACGGGGCCTGCACGACCGTATTGCGGGCACGCTTGTAGTGCGGATGGCTTGA
- a CDS encoding ArsA family ATPase — MRIILYTGKGGVGKTSVAAATALRAAQLGYRTLALSTDAAHSLGDSFDRPIGAGIVPIADNLWGQELDVFRETEAHWGTLENYIKIVMAWRGVDEVLAEEMAILPGMEELAGLIQLTNYYHENEYDIIIVDCAPTAETLRLLSFPDVTRWWLHRIFPIQRTAARIARPVLKRVTDLPLPEDEVFDAVKNLFDKLDDMREVLSDGNTCSVRLVLNPEKMVIKETQRTYTYLNLYGYRTDLVVCNRLIPQEVVDDYFSEWKDAQEQYYGLVEEAFSPLPILRAPLMEQEVVGMKMLARFAEALYGDDDPTPIQFKGRAQDISQEDGDFVLRLKLPFAEKENIRLTRVADELIVHVGTQKRNIILPRALLALENTSAKLEGDELIIRFLRPED; from the coding sequence ATGAGAATCATCCTCTATACGGGCAAAGGAGGCGTCGGCAAGACCAGCGTCGCGGCGGCGACCGCCCTTCGCGCGGCGCAGCTCGGCTACAGGACGCTCGCGCTCAGCACCGACGCCGCCCACAGCCTCGGCGACTCGTTCGACAGGCCGATCGGCGCCGGCATCGTCCCCATCGCCGACAACCTGTGGGGGCAGGAGCTCGATGTTTTTCGCGAGACCGAGGCCCACTGGGGGACGCTGGAGAACTACATCAAGATCGTCATGGCCTGGCGCGGCGTCGATGAAGTGCTGGCGGAAGAGATGGCTATCCTCCCCGGCATGGAGGAACTGGCGGGCCTCATCCAACTCACGAACTACTACCACGAGAATGAATACGACATCATCATCGTCGACTGCGCGCCCACCGCCGAGACGCTGCGCCTCCTCAGCTTCCCCGACGTCACGCGCTGGTGGCTGCACCGCATCTTTCCGATACAGCGCACCGCCGCCCGCATCGCCCGGCCCGTGCTGAAGCGCGTCACCGACCTGCCTCTCCCCGAGGACGAGGTCTTCGACGCCGTGAAGAACCTCTTCGACAAGCTCGATGACATGCGGGAGGTGCTCAGCGACGGCAATACCTGCTCCGTGCGTCTCGTCCTCAACCCCGAAAAGATGGTGATAAAGGAGACGCAGCGCACCTACACCTACCTCAACCTCTACGGCTACCGCACCGACCTCGTGGTCTGCAACCGCCTCATACCGCAGGAGGTGGTCGACGATTACTTTTCTGAGTGGAAGGACGCGCAGGAGCAGTACTACGGGCTGGTGGAGGAGGCGTTCAGCCCGTTGCCCATACTGAGGGCGCCGCTGATGGAGCAGGAGGTCGTGGGCATGAAGATGCTCGCCCGCTTCGCGGAAGCCCTCTACGGGGATGACGACCCGACGCCGATTCAGTTCAAGGGCCGGGCACAGGACATCTCGCAAGAGGACGGCGATTTCGTGCTCCGGCTCAAGCTTCCCTTCGCTGAGAAGGAGAACATCCGGCTGACTCGCGTGGCCGATGAGCTCATCGTGCACGTGGGGACGCAAAAGCGAAACATCATCCTGCCGCGGGCCCTGCTGGCGCTGGAAAATACGAGTGCTAAACTTGAGGGAGATGAGCTTATCATCCGTTTCTTGCGGCCGGAAGACTAG
- a CDS encoding APC family permease yields MERRGVYRVPRRQEPLRPDLQLYEVRRGTKPGSRYVRITPSSQQPLKRMAPAYLQATAVLLRPRTLPGQIWSGLRRVLIGSPLATSQAIHERLDKVRALAIFSSDALSSSAYATEEILLVLILAGSGALNASLPIAAAITALLITVAFSYRQTVRAYPGGGGSYTVAKENLGVLPGLVAASALMVDYVLTVAVSVSAGVAAITSAAPALYDERVLLAVLLVSIIVLGNLRGVRESGNIFSIPTYLFIVSFGAMLVTGFIRYALGAEAEPLAAETAETTTGTLTVFLVLRAFSSGSAALTGIEAMANGVPAFKPPESKNAATTLVWMAAILATFFLGLTALANLFDIVPVEQPTVVSQIGKTAFGETPPYYVLQVATMLILLMATNGAFAGFPRLASVMAMDRFLPYHMTFRGDRLAFSTGIFLLGLLAGSLLVIYQAETHRLIPLYAVGVFICFSLSQTGMVRHWLRSDDRGRKRSMIINGIGAAATATVAVIIAASKFTQGAWMVLVAIPILVLLFQRIHHHYTRVSEQLAVRDTDLREIEAPVGNGRGQTVIVPVDGVNRAVLRTVDYARSLSDDVTAVHVTDDLQAAEQLRAEWEEKIPDVPIVIVESPYRALVAPFLAYIDAVDRANPNARITVVLPEFVPVHVWQGLLHNQPALRLKRALLARPNTAVVDVLYHLR; encoded by the coding sequence ATGGAGCGACGCGGCGTCTACCGCGTGCCGCGTCGCCAGGAACCGCTGAGGCCCGACCTCCAGCTCTACGAAGTGCGGCGCGGCACCAAGCCGGGTTCACGCTACGTCCGCATCACCCCCAGCTCCCAGCAGCCGCTGAAGCGCATGGCGCCTGCATACCTCCAGGCTACCGCCGTCCTCCTGCGGCCGCGGACCCTTCCCGGCCAGATCTGGTCCGGACTGCGACGGGTCCTCATCGGCTCGCCGCTGGCGACGTCGCAGGCCATCCACGAGCGGCTGGACAAGGTGCGGGCGCTCGCCATCTTTTCGTCCGACGCCCTCTCCTCCAGCGCATACGCCACAGAAGAGATCCTGCTCGTCCTCATTCTTGCGGGCAGCGGCGCCCTCAACGCTTCTCTGCCCATCGCGGCGGCTATCACCGCCTTGCTGATCACCGTCGCCTTCTCCTACCGCCAGACGGTCCGTGCGTACCCCGGCGGCGGAGGCTCGTACACCGTCGCCAAAGAGAACCTGGGGGTGCTCCCGGGGCTGGTGGCGGCGTCAGCGCTGATGGTGGACTACGTGCTGACGGTGGCTGTCAGCGTATCCGCCGGTGTGGCGGCAATCACGTCTGCAGCGCCGGCTCTCTACGACGAGCGGGTCCTGCTCGCTGTCCTCCTGGTGTCGATCATCGTCCTCGGCAATCTGCGCGGCGTCCGTGAGTCGGGGAACATATTCTCAATCCCCACCTACCTGTTCATAGTCAGCTTCGGCGCGATGCTGGTGACCGGGTTTATCAGGTATGCCCTGGGGGCGGAAGCGGAACCATTGGCAGCAGAGACGGCAGAGACGACCACGGGCACTCTCACGGTTTTCCTTGTCCTTCGCGCCTTTTCGTCCGGTTCGGCCGCGCTAACGGGCATAGAGGCCATGGCCAACGGTGTTCCCGCGTTCAAGCCTCCGGAATCGAAAAACGCGGCCACGACGCTCGTATGGATGGCGGCGATCCTGGCGACATTCTTCCTCGGCCTCACGGCGCTCGCCAACCTGTTCGATATTGTCCCTGTTGAGCAGCCGACGGTGGTCTCGCAAATAGGGAAGACCGCGTTCGGCGAGACGCCCCCGTACTACGTTTTGCAGGTCGCGACGATGCTCATCCTGCTGATGGCGACAAACGGGGCGTTTGCCGGATTCCCCCGTCTGGCCTCGGTGATGGCGATGGACAGGTTTCTGCCCTACCACATGACCTTCCGCGGCGACCGGCTGGCCTTCTCGACTGGAATCTTTCTTCTGGGACTGCTCGCCGGCAGCCTGCTCGTCATATACCAGGCCGAGACCCACCGGCTCATACCGCTCTACGCCGTCGGCGTGTTCATATGCTTTAGCCTGTCACAGACAGGCATGGTGAGACACTGGCTGCGTTCGGATGACCGTGGCCGAAAACGAAGCATGATCATCAACGGCATCGGCGCCGCGGCGACCGCGACCGTAGCGGTGATTATCGCGGCGAGCAAGTTCACGCAGGGAGCATGGATGGTGCTCGTGGCCATACCCATCCTGGTGCTCTTGTTCCAGCGGATCCACCACCACTACACACGGGTGAGCGAGCAACTGGCGGTGCGCGACACGGACCTGCGGGAGATAGAGGCGCCCGTGGGCAACGGCCGCGGTCAGACGGTGATCGTCCCCGTCGACGGCGTGAACCGCGCCGTCCTCCGCACTGTCGACTACGCTCGCTCCCTTTCCGACGACGTGACGGCGGTCCACGTGACCGACGACCTGCAGGCGGCCGAGCAACTGCGGGCCGAATGGGAGGAGAAGATCCCCGACGTGCCGATAGTGATCGTCGAGTCGCCTTACCGCGCCCTCGTGGCGCCCTTCCTCGCGTACATCGACGCCGTCGACCGCGCCAACCCAAACGCGCGGATCACCGTCGTTCTTCCGGAGTTCGTGCCCGTCCACGTCTGGCAGGGGCTCCTTCACAATCAACCGGCGCTGCGCTTGAAGCGCGCCCTCCTCGCCCGGCCCAACACGGCGGTGGTCGACGTCCTGTACCACTTGCGCTAA
- a CDS encoding transglycosylase domain-containing protein — translation MARLFNRRRRWRSRNGKDRKRLNFWVLLPLILLGLFAIGSAAVATAGFIIYRVYANDLLPMEEMLAKQSSGGARIYDRNGRLLYEFVDDLAGLRRPVPLSEVSPYLIDATIATEDSSFYSNPGVNIKGLLRAAYENFFPGQLGFLQGTGGSSITQQLVKNIYISEEDRQKRSISRKLKETVYALELTNRYSKDQILEWYLNQISYGSVYNGVEAAAEGYFGKKAKDLTLAEAALLAGIPACPSCYNPLENPEAAVARRTQVLLLMVEKGKITPEEGWIAVNTPLEVVPRWFDIDAPHWVLSYIQPELEARFGHQAVYRGGLEVTTTLDLDLQKKAEGILEEWITTFESSGGHNGALVAMDPRTGEILVYVGSRDYFRDDILGRNDMAQALNSPGSALKPFTYITSFMKLGWGPGTLILDTPISWTEADGSVFTPRNPSGDFKGPISIRNALGNSLNVPAFKTILATGVEDVVATARKMGLTELEGHYGPSLTIGGVDVKLVDMVYGYSVFANNGVMRGVATALDLPEGSRQIDPVSILKVVDASGEVLFDINQERVDVPVVPPEYAYLITDILSDPQAQCATFGCGGLSIPGRQAAIKTGTSEPYENSRAIGDTWAMGYTPELVVGVWAGNADNSPMWNISSTSISWRSLRDFMVAALEGQPASTFQKPEGVVKAKVCFPSGKLPSEHCGKVIEDLFVASSLPKEKDDWWRPVKIDIRNGLLAGETTPPQFIQERVFLVIPDNLPEGQRQWALEWAKELGAASPPREISTPDKIPIAIMSPAEGAELSGTVTITGRAVSGEFEWYRLEFGQGAAPSSWTVIHESNTPLSDTTLGAWDTSGLAPDTYVLRLVVKDRARGELITMVTVKVVAEEEKPTPTPRSVTTRSTATPTPTPVAITTPGPGRH, via the coding sequence ATGGCTAGACTCTTCAACCGCCGCCGCCGCTGGCGCAGCCGCAACGGGAAGGACAGGAAAAGGCTCAACTTCTGGGTCCTCCTTCCGCTCATCCTTTTGGGGCTGTTCGCCATCGGCTCGGCGGCCGTCGCCACCGCCGGTTTCATCATCTACCGCGTCTACGCAAACGACCTCCTCCCGATGGAGGAGATGCTCGCGAAGCAGTCGTCGGGCGGCGCGAGGATATACGACCGCAACGGCCGTCTGCTCTATGAGTTCGTCGACGACCTCGCGGGGCTGCGGCGTCCGGTGCCGCTTTCGGAGGTCTCCCCCTACCTCATCGACGCCACGATCGCCACGGAGGACTCCAGCTTCTACTCCAACCCCGGCGTCAACATCAAGGGTCTGCTACGCGCCGCCTACGAGAACTTCTTCCCCGGCCAGCTCGGTTTCCTCCAGGGTACCGGTGGCAGCTCGATCACGCAGCAACTCGTCAAGAACATCTACATCTCCGAGGAAGACCGGCAGAAACGCTCTATCTCCCGCAAGCTGAAGGAGACCGTATACGCGCTGGAGCTGACAAACCGCTACTCGAAAGACCAGATACTCGAGTGGTACCTCAACCAGATATCGTATGGAAGCGTCTACAACGGCGTGGAAGCGGCCGCCGAGGGCTACTTCGGCAAGAAGGCGAAAGACCTTACGCTCGCTGAGGCTGCGCTCCTCGCCGGCATACCGGCCTGCCCGAGCTGCTACAACCCGCTGGAAAACCCCGAGGCGGCGGTCGCGCGGCGCACCCAGGTCCTGCTGCTCATGGTGGAGAAAGGGAAGATCACGCCCGAAGAGGGCTGGATAGCCGTGAACACGCCGCTTGAGGTCGTCCCCCGCTGGTTCGACATCGACGCACCCCACTGGGTGCTGTCGTACATACAGCCGGAGCTGGAGGCCAGGTTCGGCCACCAGGCGGTCTACCGCGGAGGACTGGAAGTCACGACAACTCTCGACCTCGACCTCCAGAAGAAAGCGGAAGGAATACTCGAGGAATGGATTACGACGTTCGAGAGCTCCGGCGGCCACAACGGCGCCCTGGTGGCGATGGACCCCCGCACGGGCGAAATACTGGTCTACGTGGGCAGCCGCGACTACTTCCGCGACGACATCCTGGGCCGCAACGATATGGCGCAGGCTCTCAACTCACCGGGCTCTGCGCTCAAGCCGTTTACCTACATAACCTCGTTCATGAAGCTGGGATGGGGCCCCGGCACCCTCATACTCGATACTCCCATCAGTTGGACGGAGGCCGACGGCTCCGTGTTCACGCCTCGCAACCCCAGCGGCGACTTCAAGGGACCGATCAGCATCCGCAACGCGCTCGGGAACTCGTTGAACGTCCCCGCCTTCAAGACGATCCTCGCCACGGGCGTCGAAGATGTGGTGGCGACCGCCAGGAAGATGGGCCTGACCGAGCTTGAAGGACATTACGGGCCGTCTCTGACCATCGGCGGCGTCGACGTTAAGCTGGTGGACATGGTGTACGGCTATTCCGTGTTCGCGAACAACGGCGTGATGCGCGGCGTGGCGACGGCGCTCGACCTGCCGGAAGGGAGCAGGCAGATCGATCCGGTCTCGATCCTGAAGGTCGTGGACGCCTCGGGAGAGGTGCTGTTCGACATCAATCAGGAGCGGGTGGACGTGCCGGTAGTGCCGCCGGAATACGCGTACTTGATAACCGACATACTCTCCGACCCGCAGGCCCAGTGCGCGACGTTCGGCTGCGGCGGACTCAGTATCCCCGGACGCCAGGCCGCCATCAAGACCGGAACAAGCGAGCCCTACGAAAACAGCCGCGCTATCGGCGACACCTGGGCCATGGGGTACACGCCGGAACTGGTAGTCGGTGTCTGGGCCGGCAACGCCGACAACTCGCCCATGTGGAACATCAGCAGCACCTCGATCTCGTGGCGGAGCCTGCGCGACTTTATGGTAGCCGCCCTCGAGGGACAGCCCGCGTCTACTTTCCAGAAGCCCGAAGGCGTGGTGAAGGCAAAGGTCTGCTTCCCCTCCGGCAAACTGCCCAGCGAGCACTGCGGCAAGGTCATCGAGGACCTTTTCGTCGCCAGCAGCCTGCCGAAGGAAAAGGACGACTGGTGGCGCCCCGTCAAGATCGATATCCGCAACGGACTGCTGGCAGGGGAGACTACTCCGCCGCAGTTCATACAGGAACGGGTGTTCCTCGTCATCCCGGATAATCTTCCCGAAGGCCAGAGACAGTGGGCCCTCGAATGGGCAAAGGAGCTGGGCGCCGCGTCGCCGCCGAGGGAGATCAGTACCCCCGACAAAATCCCCATCGCCATTATGTCGCCCGCAGAAGGGGCGGAGCTCTCAGGCACGGTAACGATAACGGGACGGGCGGTCTCGGGCGAATTCGAATGGTACCGTCTCGAATTCGGACAGGGCGCCGCCCCGTCATCGTGGACGGTAATCCACGAGTCGAACACTCCCCTCTCAGACACGACACTGGGAGCATGGGACACGAGCGGCCTCGCGCCCGATACCTACGTTCTCAGGCTGGTGGTCAAGGACAGGGCGCGGGGCGAGCTTATCACGATGGTCACGGTCAAAGTCGTCGCCGAGGAGGAGAAGCCTACGCCCACTCCGCGCTCGGTGACGACCCGATCGACGGCGACACCGACACCGACGCCTGTAGCCATCACGACGCCGGGGCCCGGAAGGCACTAA
- a CDS encoding class I SAM-dependent methyltransferase: protein MAGAPPKAAVRGRPSYVWRAGQERRLALIRRHVALENARILDVGCGIGAYVRRLRELSPEVYGIDVEIEHVRRGSASLPNLVLAAAERMPFRNDTFDAVLLNEVIEHVSSDAATLREATRVARPGGKIVVYAPNRLYPFETHGVFIGKRYIFGNIPFVNYLPDFLRRRLAPHVRAYTRGNLRSLTHALDVSWVTHTIVYPGFDNIAARSRLLGGALRAILYRLENTWLRAFGLSHLLILEKAGGRTTNNG from the coding sequence ATGGCAGGAGCTCCGCCGAAGGCCGCGGTGCGCGGCCGGCCGAGCTACGTGTGGAGGGCTGGGCAGGAGCGCCGGCTGGCGCTCATCCGCCGGCATGTCGCTCTGGAGAACGCCCGCATCCTCGACGTCGGGTGCGGAATCGGGGCCTACGTACGGCGGCTGCGCGAGCTATCGCCGGAGGTGTACGGCATCGACGTAGAGATCGAACACGTAAGACGTGGTTCAGCGTCCCTTCCGAACCTCGTCCTCGCCGCCGCCGAGCGTATGCCCTTCCGAAATGACACCTTCGACGCCGTCCTCCTGAACGAGGTCATCGAACACGTCTCCAGCGACGCGGCGACACTGCGCGAGGCGACGCGCGTCGCCCGGCCGGGGGGCAAGATCGTCGTCTACGCTCCCAACCGCCTCTACCCGTTCGAGACGCACGGCGTCTTCATCGGCAAACGGTACATCTTCGGCAACATACCGTTTGTCAACTACCTGCCGGACTTTCTGCGGCGCCGTCTCGCCCCGCACGTCCGCGCATACACCAGGGGCAACCTGCGATCGCTCACCCATGCGCTCGACGTGTCGTGGGTAACGCACACAATCGTCTACCCCGGATTCGACAACATCGCTGCCCGCAGTAGACTGTTGGGTGGCGCGCTGAGGGCGATACTATATCGCCTGGAAAACACGTGGCTGAGGGCTTTCGGCCTCTCCCACCTCCTCATCCTCGAGAAGGCCGGAGGGAGGACGACCAACAATGGCTAG
- the gatC gene encoding Asp-tRNA(Asn)/Glu-tRNA(Gln) amidotransferase subunit GatC yields MGLTREEVEHLAKLARLGLSEADKARFEEQLSEILDHFDVLRQIDTEGVPPTAHTLPLENVYDSDHARPSFPSDDILANAPLREDSLFRVRAILE; encoded by the coding sequence TTGGGTCTTACACGCGAGGAAGTGGAGCATCTGGCCAAGCTGGCGCGGCTGGGCCTCAGCGAGGCCGACAAGGCCAGGTTCGAGGAGCAGCTTTCGGAAATACTCGACCACTTCGACGTCCTGCGCCAGATCGACACTGAAGGCGTTCCCCCTACGGCGCACACGCTGCCCCTGGAAAACGTCTACGACTCCGACCACGCGCGGCCCTCGTTCCCGTCTGACGATATCCTGGCGAACGCGCCTTTGCGTGAAGACAGCCTCTTCCGGGTGCGCGCCATCCTCGAATGA